In Helianthus annuus cultivar XRQ/B chromosome 3, HanXRQr2.0-SUNRISE, whole genome shotgun sequence, a single window of DNA contains:
- the LOC110932345 gene encoding uncharacterized protein LOC110932345, which yields MAFLNDVSVSEDKDKWQWAPDNSGRFSTSSFKSLFSIAPDSGQMYRLWKGGWILSKCDIFIWRAYQDRIPTRHALARRNIPVASTECILCGEANETVDHLFSICRIAASVWEKISEWVKIPPIFAFSFRDILSIHEGVGANRKTKDIIRGLIMIACWCIWKARNEKYFSSGKGCSAEIFGEVESLGYLWLKCRSIHKGIVWSEWCNSPLYML from the coding sequence ATGGCCTTTCTGAATGATGTGAGTGTTAGTGAAGATAAAGATAAGTGGCAGTGGGCTCCGGATAATTCAGGTCGGTTCTCTACATCGTCGTTTAAATCTTTGTTTTCTATTGCTCCCGATTCGGGTCAGATGTATAGGTTGTGGAAAGGAGGCTGGATTCTGTCCAAGTGTGATATTTTCATTTGGAGAGCGTACCAAGACCGGATCCCTACGAGACATGCTTTGGCTAGAAGGAATATTCCGGTTGCTTCGACGGAATGTATCTTATGTGGAGAGGCGAATGAGACGGTGGACCACCTTTTTTCTATTTGTAGGATTGCGGCTTCGGTTTGGGAAAAAATAAGTGAATGGGTTAAGATCCCCCCTATATTCGCCTTTTCGTTTCGGGATATTCTCTCTATTCATGAAGGTGTCGGGGCGAACAGGAAAACCAAGGATATTATTCGGGGCCTTATTATGATCGCATGTTGGTGTATTTGGAAAGCTCGTAACGAAAAATATTTCTCCAGTGGCAAAGGTTGCAGTGCTGAAATCTTCGGGGAGGTGGAATCTTTAGGTTATCTTTGGCTAAAATGTAGATCTATCCATAAGGGTATTGTTTGGAGTGAATGGTGTAATTCGCCcctgtatatgttgtaa